A stretch of the Acyrthosiphon pisum isolate AL4f chromosome A2, pea_aphid_22Mar2018_4r6ur, whole genome shotgun sequence genome encodes the following:
- the LOC100162885 gene encoding alpha-1,3-mannosyl-glycoprotein 4-beta-N-acetylglucosaminyltransferase B isoform X1, giving the protein MGWTLQQPRSRHLLLLFITFASCITVVFISKSDTRDLYDHSSVTYKLAEMEMRVDHLTRLYELKDKDVQELIKHFSSVLKTIVKSLNVSVSEDIESLMVAFNKSVEMVRSPMAHFDVYTFLPHLRSHENYLRPLILHSGGRNAVSMVFGVPTVRRQQQTYLIQTLINIVSNMNQTEQKDSLIVVMIGEIDQEYTQQVTAEIKNRLPEAVNSGLVDIIAPSPEYYPDFNKLRITLGDSEDRVRWRSKQNLDYVFLMMYCQPKGSFYVQLEDDVVAKPQFHSIMKKTALQRIADGQEWFILDFCRLGFIGKMMRCSDLPWLIQFIVMFYNDKPGDWLLDGMMETKACNLEKDFVSKLFMRDCRKRKDEIWVTFRPSLFQHIGTRSSLNGKIQLLKDSLFKKSVNVKRINKIRGK; this is encoded by the exons ATACCAGAGATTTATACGATCACAGTTCGGTGACGTATAAGTTGGCGGAAATGGAAATGCGCGTGGATCACTTGACCAGATTGTATGAACTGAAAGACAAAGACGTCCAGGAACTAATTAAGCATTTCAGCTCGGTTCTCAAAACGATCGTGAAGTCGCTGAATGTTTCCGTTTCTGAAGACATAGAATCGTTAATGGTTGCTTTCAACAAGTCCGTGGAAATGGTCAGGTCACCGATGGCGCATTTCGACGTGTACACATTCCTACCCCATCTGCGGTCCCACGAGAATTATTTGAGGCCTTTGATATTACATTCCGGAGGCAGAAATGCAG tgtcaaTGGTGTTTGGAGTTCCTACTGTTCGTCGCCAACAACAGACATACTTGATACAGACATTGATTAACATCGTAAGCAACATGAATCAAACCGAACAGAAAGATTCGTTAATAGTAGTGATGATTGGCGAA ATCGATCAGGAATACACGCAACAAGTTACTGCGGAAATCAAAAATCg GTTACCGGAAGCAGTGAACTCGGGTCTCGTGGACATAATTGCTCCGTCCCCAGAGTATTATCCAGATTTCAACAAGCTTCGCATTACGCTCGGTGACTCCGAAGACCGTGTCCGCTGGAGGAGCAAACAAAATTTAGATTATGTTTTCTTAATGATGTACTGCCAGCCGAAAGGATCGTTTTACGTTCAACTTGAAGACGACGTAGTCGCGAAGCCGCAATTCCACagtattatgaaaaaaacgGCTTTGCAGAGGATAGCCGACGGACAAGAGTGGTTCATATTAGATTTCTGTCGACTTGGTTTTATCG GCAAAATGATGAGATGTTCAGATTTACCGTGGCTGATACAATTCATTGTGATGTTTTATAACGATAAGCCGGGGGATTGGCTTTTAGACGGAATGATGGAGACCAAAGCTTGTAATCTTGAAAAAGATTTTGTGAGTAAATTGTTTATG AGAGATTGTCGAAAACGAAAAGACGAAATATGGGTGACATTCAGACCGTCTCTTTTTCAACATATTGGAACCAGGTCATCTTTAAACGGCAAAATTCAACTGTTGAag GATAGTCTTTTCAAGAAAAGCGTCAACGTAAAACGCATAAATAAAATCAGAGGAAAATGA
- the LOC100162885 gene encoding alpha-1,3-mannosyl-glycoprotein 4-beta-N-acetylglucosaminyltransferase B isoform X2: protein MGWTLQQPRSRHLLLLFITFASCITVVFISKSDTRDLYDHSSVTYKLAEMEMRVDHLTRLYELKDKDVQELIKHFSSVLKTIVKSLNVSVSEDIESLMVAFNKSVEMVRSPMAHFDVYTFLPHLRSHENYLRPLILHSGGRNAVSMVFGVPTVRRQQQTYLIQTLINIVSNMNQTEQKDSLIVVMIGEIDQEYTQQVTAEIKNRLPEAVNSGLVDIIAPSPEYYPDFNKLRITLGDSEDRVRWRSKQNLDYVFLMMYCQPKGSFYVQLEDDVVAKPQFHSIMKKTALQRIADGQEWFILDFCRLGFIGKMMRCSDLPWLIQFIVMFYNDKPGDWLLDGMMETKACNLEKDFRDCRKRKDEIWVTFRPSLFQHIGTRSSLNGKIQLLKDSLFKKSVNVKRINKIRGK, encoded by the exons ATACCAGAGATTTATACGATCACAGTTCGGTGACGTATAAGTTGGCGGAAATGGAAATGCGCGTGGATCACTTGACCAGATTGTATGAACTGAAAGACAAAGACGTCCAGGAACTAATTAAGCATTTCAGCTCGGTTCTCAAAACGATCGTGAAGTCGCTGAATGTTTCCGTTTCTGAAGACATAGAATCGTTAATGGTTGCTTTCAACAAGTCCGTGGAAATGGTCAGGTCACCGATGGCGCATTTCGACGTGTACACATTCCTACCCCATCTGCGGTCCCACGAGAATTATTTGAGGCCTTTGATATTACATTCCGGAGGCAGAAATGCAG tgtcaaTGGTGTTTGGAGTTCCTACTGTTCGTCGCCAACAACAGACATACTTGATACAGACATTGATTAACATCGTAAGCAACATGAATCAAACCGAACAGAAAGATTCGTTAATAGTAGTGATGATTGGCGAA ATCGATCAGGAATACACGCAACAAGTTACTGCGGAAATCAAAAATCg GTTACCGGAAGCAGTGAACTCGGGTCTCGTGGACATAATTGCTCCGTCCCCAGAGTATTATCCAGATTTCAACAAGCTTCGCATTACGCTCGGTGACTCCGAAGACCGTGTCCGCTGGAGGAGCAAACAAAATTTAGATTATGTTTTCTTAATGATGTACTGCCAGCCGAAAGGATCGTTTTACGTTCAACTTGAAGACGACGTAGTCGCGAAGCCGCAATTCCACagtattatgaaaaaaacgGCTTTGCAGAGGATAGCCGACGGACAAGAGTGGTTCATATTAGATTTCTGTCGACTTGGTTTTATCG GCAAAATGATGAGATGTTCAGATTTACCGTGGCTGATACAATTCATTGTGATGTTTTATAACGATAAGCCGGGGGATTGGCTTTTAGACGGAATGATGGAGACCAAAGCTTGTAATCTTGAAAAAGATTTT AGAGATTGTCGAAAACGAAAAGACGAAATATGGGTGACATTCAGACCGTCTCTTTTTCAACATATTGGAACCAGGTCATCTTTAAACGGCAAAATTCAACTGTTGAag GATAGTCTTTTCAAGAAAAGCGTCAACGTAAAACGCATAAATAAAATCAGAGGAAAATGA
- the LOC100162185 gene encoding uncharacterized protein LOC100162185, translating to MLLLPIRINSIVLNNIKRSFMTKSYGLMYSNVNQVTIKHAKDDQFIPIYKSPHMKFFIGLNRMKKYQLLGLFCWIPMCFSLNMLSYLNSEEVICASLIGLGLTAGLHIASWIISNNLVVFVYISEDDQRCRMSYISYWGNREELYCNIEDITPIEISKLSLLNHKIKLEGSSDTLKIITRNSTILNNAKFRKVFGGDII from the exons ATGTTACTGTTACCAATACGTATAAATTCAATCGTACTAAACAATATTAAGCGAAGTTTCATGACGAAGTCTTATGGTTTAATGTATTCTAATGTGAATCAAGTTACTATTAAACATGCTAAAGATGATCAATTTATTCCTATTTATAA AAGTCCACACATGAAATTTTTCATCGGTTTAAATagaatgaaaaaatatcaactattaGGACTATTTTGTTGGATTCCTATgtgttttagtttaaatatgcttagttatttaaattctgaagaAGTAATTTGTGCATCattaatag GTTTAGGTTTAACAGCTGGCTTACATATTGCCTCTtggataatatcaaataatcttgttgtttttgtatacataaGCGAAGATGATCAAAGATGTCGGATGTCATATATATCTTATTGGGGGAATCGAGAGGAATTATATTGCAACATTGAAGACATAACACCAAttgaaatttctaaattaagtcttttaaatcacaaaattaaattggaagGAAGTTCAGacacacttaaaataattacacgCAACTcgactattttaaataatgctaAATTTAGAAAAGTGTTCGGTGgtgatattatttga
- the LOC100169028 gene encoding E3 ubiquitin-protein ligase RING1: MASADPMGLTKTWELSLYELHRSPQEAITDNTEIAVSPRSLHSELMCPICLDMLKKTMTTKECLHRFCSDCIVTALRSGNKECPTCRKKLVSKRSLRPDPNFDLLISKIYPSRDEYEAHQTRVLEKLNKSHSQANLVQSINEGIKLQTQNRLQRTKKNQHEELNESSSSTTSKPSNSSSRDNVTRTMVQTKVAKKMKSVMISEKEGPASTVDTSDITECDGTSKGVSVDEIELVFKPHPTEMASDNQLIRVLKENSVRYIKTTANATVDHLSKYLAMRLTLDLGPELPERALNFLIYVAPTADQFVPLSGNQTLRNVHDKFWKVNKPLEMFYSFN; the protein is encoded by the exons atgGCTTCAGCTGATCCAATGGGTCTTACCAAAACTTGGGAACTTTCACTATATGAATTGCATAGATCTCCTCAAGAAGCTATTACAGACAACACCGAAATTGCTGTATCCCCACGAAGTCTACATAGTGAACTAATGTGTCCAATATGTCTAGATATGTTGAAAAAAACGATGACTACCAAAGAATGTCTCCATag attctgttcAGACTGTATTGTGACTGCTCTTCGTTCAGGTAATAAAGAATGTCCTACTTGTCGTAAGAAACTAGTATCTAAACGGTCCCTACGTCCTGATCCAAATTTTGATCTTCTCATATCTAAGATTTATCCTAGCCGTGATGAATACGAAGCACATCAAACTAGAGTATTGGAAAAGTTGAATAAGAGTCACAGTCAGGCCAATTTAGTTCAGTCAATAAATGAAggtattaaattacaaactcAAAATCGACTACAACGAACCAAAAAAAACCAACATGAAGAATTAAATGAAAGCAGCTCATCAACTACTTCAAAACCTTCAAATAGTTCAAGTCGAGATAATGTAACTAGAACAATGGTACAAACAAAAGTGGCAAAGAAGATGAAGTCTGTTATGATCTCAGAAAAAGAAGGACCTGCATCAACTGTTGACACTTCAGATATAACAGAATGTGATGGTACATCAAAAGGTGTGTCAGTAGATGAAATAGAACTAGTGTTTAAACCTCATCCTACAGAAATGGCCAGTGACAATCAATTGATCAGAGTTTTGAAAGAAAACTCTGTAcgttatataaaaacaacagCTAATGCAACTG ttgatCATTTGAGTAAGTATTTAGCTATGCGATTGACGTTAGACCTTGGTCCAGAGCTTCCGGAACGAGCTCTTAATTTTTTGATCTATGTTGCACCCACTGCAGATCAATTTGTTCCTCTCAGTGGCAATCAAACACTTCGAAATGTACATGATAAGTTTTGGAAAGTTAACAAGCCGCTGGAaatgttttattcttttaattaa